One Amycolatopsis sp. NBC_00355 genomic window carries:
- a CDS encoding Gfo/Idh/MocA family protein translates to MRSGKRLRVAVVGAGGIAKSHWAAYEAHRDDVEVVAVADVDGARAAAFCAEAASAKPYQDLDTLLAEQEPDLVSICTPPGLHVEQVRKVLESGAWAWCEKPPCRSLAEYDEIAAVERDGGPYASFVFQQRSGSAAGHFRTLLADGELGRPLVAHCQTTWYRDADYYAVPWRGKWASEGGGPAMGHGIHQMDLLLHLLGDWAEVRAMTARLVHDVETEDVSTALVRFESGALATVVNSVLSPDEVSRIRIDCENATVELTHLYGYSGKDWRYTPAPHVVADRTTRWSSPPGDVASSHTAAFAPVLAAYRAGRRPPCSGDDGRRVLELVAALYKSASTGTGVRRGEIGPGDDYYRSMAGVSQGVETK, encoded by the coding sequence TTGCGCAGCGGAAAGCGCTTACGGGTGGCCGTCGTCGGAGCCGGCGGGATCGCGAAAAGTCACTGGGCCGCATACGAAGCCCATCGCGATGACGTCGAAGTGGTGGCCGTCGCGGACGTCGATGGAGCGCGCGCCGCCGCGTTCTGTGCCGAGGCCGCGAGCGCCAAGCCGTATCAAGACCTCGACACACTGCTAGCTGAGCAGGAACCTGACCTCGTCTCGATCTGTACTCCGCCCGGACTGCACGTCGAGCAGGTCAGGAAGGTTCTCGAGAGCGGCGCCTGGGCGTGGTGCGAGAAGCCGCCCTGCCGGTCGCTCGCCGAGTACGACGAGATCGCCGCCGTCGAACGGGATGGCGGGCCGTACGCCTCCTTCGTCTTCCAGCAACGGTCCGGTTCGGCCGCCGGGCACTTCCGGACGTTGCTCGCGGACGGGGAGCTCGGCCGTCCGCTCGTCGCGCACTGCCAGACGACCTGGTACCGCGACGCCGACTACTACGCCGTGCCGTGGCGGGGGAAGTGGGCGAGCGAGGGCGGCGGTCCGGCCATGGGGCACGGGATCCACCAGATGGATTTGCTGCTCCACCTGCTCGGCGACTGGGCCGAGGTGCGGGCGATGACCGCGCGGCTGGTGCACGACGTCGAGACCGAGGACGTCTCCACCGCGCTCGTCCGGTTCGAGTCGGGCGCGCTGGCGACCGTCGTCAACAGCGTGCTGTCCCCGGACGAAGTGAGCCGGATCCGGATCGACTGCGAAAACGCGACCGTCGAGCTCACCCACCTCTACGGCTACAGCGGCAAGGACTGGCGCTACACCCCGGCGCCGCACGTGGTCGCCGATCGGACGACGCGCTGGTCCAGCCCGCCCGGCGACGTCGCCAGTTCGCACACCGCCGCGTTCGCGCCCGTCCTGGCCGCGTACCGGGCCGGTCGGCGGCCGCCGTGCAGCGGGGATGACGGGCGGCGCGTGCTGGAACTCGTCGCGGCGCTCTACAAGTCGGCCTCCACCGGGACCGGGGTGCGCCGGGGCGAGATCGGGCCGGGTGACGACTACTACCGGTCGATGGCCGGCGTCAGCCAGGGAGTGGAGACGAAATGA
- the gatB gene encoding Asp-tRNA(Asn)/Glu-tRNA(Gln) amidotransferase subunit GatB, which yields MTAVAELMDYADVIERFDPVLGLEVHVELSTNTKMFCGCANEFGGEPNTKVCPTCLGMPGALPAVNGKAVESAIRIGLALNCEIAEWCRFARKNYFYPDMPKNFQTSQYDEPIAFNGYLDVTLDDGEVVRVEIERAHMEEDTGKSLHVGGATGRIHGAEHSLLDYNRAGVPLIEIVTKTIEGTGERAPEVARAYVSALRDLLRALDVSDVRMDQGSLRCDANISLMAKDATEFGTRTETKNVNSLRSVERAVRYEMTRQAAILADGGTIKQETRHFQEADGSTSPGRTKETAEDYRYFPEPDLVPIAPSREWVEELRGTLPEMPSERRKRIQQEWSLSDEALRDLLNVGAVDLVAATVEAGAKPDEARGWWVNTLAQEANAREVELADLAISPAQVAEVIGLVTSGELTNKLAKEVVQGVLAGEGSPREVVEKRGLKVVSDDSALLAAIDQALASQPDVAEKIRGGKVAAAGAIVGAVMKATKGQADAKRVRELIIERVGS from the coding sequence GTGACTGCCGTGGCCGAGTTGATGGACTACGCCGACGTCATCGAGCGCTTCGACCCCGTGCTCGGGCTCGAGGTCCACGTCGAGCTCAGCACGAACACCAAGATGTTCTGCGGGTGCGCCAACGAGTTCGGCGGCGAGCCGAACACGAAGGTCTGCCCGACCTGCCTCGGCATGCCGGGCGCGCTGCCGGCGGTGAACGGCAAGGCCGTCGAGAGCGCGATCCGGATCGGCCTCGCGCTGAACTGCGAGATCGCCGAGTGGTGCCGGTTCGCCCGGAAGAACTACTTCTACCCGGACATGCCGAAGAACTTCCAGACCTCGCAGTACGACGAGCCGATCGCCTTCAACGGCTACCTCGACGTCACGCTCGACGACGGCGAGGTCGTGCGCGTCGAGATCGAGCGCGCGCACATGGAAGAGGACACGGGCAAGTCGCTGCACGTCGGTGGCGCCACCGGCCGGATCCACGGTGCCGAGCACTCGTTGCTCGACTACAACCGGGCCGGCGTGCCGCTGATCGAGATCGTCACCAAGACGATCGAGGGCACCGGCGAGCGGGCTCCCGAGGTCGCGCGGGCGTACGTGTCCGCGCTGCGTGATCTGCTGCGCGCGCTCGACGTGTCCGACGTCCGGATGGACCAGGGCTCGCTGCGCTGCGACGCGAACATCTCGCTGATGGCGAAGGACGCGACCGAGTTCGGCACCCGCACCGAGACGAAGAACGTCAACTCGCTGCGCAGCGTCGAGCGCGCGGTGCGGTACGAGATGACCCGGCAGGCGGCGATCCTCGCCGACGGCGGCACGATCAAGCAGGAGACCCGGCACTTCCAGGAGGCCGACGGCTCGACGTCGCCCGGCCGCACCAAGGAGACCGCTGAGGACTACCGGTACTTCCCGGAGCCCGACCTGGTCCCGATCGCGCCGTCGCGCGAATGGGTCGAGGAGCTGCGCGGGACGCTGCCGGAGATGCCGTCCGAGCGTCGCAAACGGATCCAGCAGGAGTGGTCCCTTTCCGACGAAGCCCTGCGTGACCTGCTGAACGTCGGTGCGGTGGACCTCGTCGCGGCCACGGTCGAGGCCGGCGCGAAGCCGGACGAGGCGCGTGGCTGGTGGGTCAACACCCTCGCCCAGGAGGCCAACGCCCGCGAGGTCGAACTGGCCGACCTGGCGATCAGTCCGGCCCAGGTGGCCGAGGTCATCGGGCTGGTGACGTCCGGCGAGCTGACGAACAAGCTGGCCAAGGAAGTCGTCCAGGGCGTGCTCGCCGGCGAGGGCTCGCCGCGCGAGGTCGTCGAGAAGCGTGGGCTGAAGGTCGTCTCGGACGACTCGGCTCTGCTCGCGGCGATCGACCAGGCCCTGGCGTCGCAGCCGGACGTCGCGGAGAAGATCCGCGGCGGCAAGGTGGCGGCGGCCGGCGCGATCGTCGGCGCGGTCATGAAGGCGACCAAGGGGCAGGCTGACGCGAAGCGGGTCCGCGAGCTGATCATCGAACGCGTCGGTTCCTGA
- the gatA gene encoding Asp-tRNA(Asn)/Glu-tRNA(Gln) amidotransferase subunit GatA, with the protein MTELIKLTAAELAEKIHTREVSAVEVTQAHLDRIAEVDDHVHAFLHVDTEGALAAAKAVDEGIAAGQAPVSPLAGVPLALKDVLTTEGIPTTCGSKTLEGWIPPYDATVTRKLREAGVVILGKTNMDEFAMGSSTENSAYGPTHNPWDHARIPGGSGGGSSASIAAFEAALAIGTDTGGSIRQPGSVTGTVGVKPTYGGVSRYGLVAFSSSLDQAGPCARTVLDAALLHEVIAGYDPMDSTSIDAPVPPVVAAARQGANGDLSGVRVGVVKEFGGDGYQPGVLRSFQAAVDQLRALGAEVVEVSCPNFTYALPAYYLIAPSECSSNLARFDAMRYGLRVADDGTHSAEEVMSLTREKGFGAEVKRRIMLGTYALSSGYYDAYYGSAQKVRTLITRDFASAFEKVDVLVSPTTPTTAFKIGERVDDPMAMYLADLCTIPSNLAGNAAMSVPSGLSDEDGLPVGLQIMAPALADDRLYRVGAAYEAARDAAAGGSLVHKVPELGGTK; encoded by the coding sequence GTGACCGAGCTGATCAAGCTGACCGCCGCGGAACTGGCGGAGAAGATCCACACGCGCGAGGTGTCCGCGGTCGAGGTCACCCAGGCCCACCTGGACCGGATCGCCGAGGTGGACGACCACGTCCACGCGTTCCTGCACGTCGACACCGAGGGCGCGCTGGCCGCGGCCAAGGCCGTCGACGAGGGCATCGCCGCAGGCCAGGCGCCCGTGTCGCCGCTGGCCGGCGTGCCGCTCGCGCTGAAGGACGTCCTCACCACCGAGGGCATCCCGACGACGTGCGGGTCGAAGACCCTCGAAGGCTGGATCCCGCCGTACGACGCGACGGTGACGCGCAAGCTGCGCGAGGCCGGTGTCGTCATCCTCGGCAAGACCAACATGGACGAGTTCGCCATGGGGTCGTCGACCGAGAACTCGGCGTACGGCCCGACGCACAACCCGTGGGACCACGCCCGCATCCCGGGCGGTTCCGGCGGTGGCTCGTCGGCGTCCATCGCGGCCTTCGAAGCCGCGCTGGCGATCGGCACCGACACCGGCGGCTCGATCCGGCAGCCCGGCTCGGTCACCGGCACCGTCGGCGTCAAGCCGACCTACGGTGGCGTGTCGCGCTACGGCCTCGTCGCGTTTTCGTCGTCGCTCGACCAGGCCGGGCCGTGCGCCCGCACGGTGCTCGACGCCGCGCTGCTGCACGAGGTCATCGCCGGGTACGACCCGATGGACTCGACGTCCATCGACGCGCCGGTCCCGCCGGTCGTCGCGGCGGCCCGCCAGGGTGCGAACGGCGACCTGTCCGGCGTCCGCGTCGGCGTGGTGAAGGAGTTCGGTGGCGACGGCTACCAGCCGGGTGTGCTGCGGTCCTTCCAGGCCGCGGTCGACCAGCTGCGTGCGCTTGGCGCCGAGGTCGTCGAGGTTTCCTGCCCGAACTTCACCTACGCGCTGCCGGCGTACTACCTGATCGCGCCGAGCGAGTGCTCGTCGAACCTCGCCCGGTTCGACGCCATGCGCTACGGCCTGCGCGTCGCCGACGACGGCACGCACAGCGCCGAAGAGGTCATGTCGCTGACGCGCGAAAAGGGCTTCGGCGCCGAGGTCAAGCGGCGGATCATGCTGGGCACGTACGCGTTGTCGTCCGGCTACTACGACGCCTACTACGGCTCGGCGCAGAAGGTCCGCACGCTGATCACGCGTGACTTCGCCTCGGCCTTCGAGAAGGTCGACGTCCTCGTCTCGCCGACCACGCCGACCACGGCGTTCAAGATCGGCGAGCGCGTCGACGACCCGATGGCGATGTACCTCGCCGACCTGTGCACGATCCCGTCGAACCTGGCCGGCAACGCCGCGATGAGCGTGCCGAGCGGCCTGTCCGACGAGGACGGCTTGCCGGTCGGCCTGCAGATCATGGCCCCGGCGCTCGCCGACGACCGGCTCTACCGGGTCGGCGCCGCGTACGAGGCCGCCCGCGACGCCGCTGCCGGTGGCTCGCTGGTCCACAAGGTCCCGGAGCTGGGAGGAACGAAGTGA
- the gatC gene encoding Asp-tRNA(Asn)/Glu-tRNA(Gln) amidotransferase subunit GatC encodes MPNISRDEVAHLAKLARLAVTDDEIDVFAGQLDQILDSVAKVSEVAAEDVPPTSHAVPLTNVFRQDVVRPGLTQQQALAGAPAAEEGRFRVPRILGEEQ; translated from the coding sequence GTGCCCAACATTTCCCGAGACGAGGTCGCGCACCTCGCGAAGCTGGCCAGGCTGGCCGTGACCGACGACGAGATCGACGTCTTCGCCGGCCAGCTCGACCAGATCCTGGACTCGGTGGCCAAGGTGAGCGAGGTCGCCGCCGAGGACGTGCCGCCGACGTCGCACGCCGTGCCGCTGACGAACGTCTTCCGGCAGGACGTTGTCCGTCCCGGGCTCACCCAGCAGCAGGCCTTGGCCGGTGCGCCGGCCGCCGAAGAGGGCCGGTTCCGGGTGCCGCGGATTCTGGGGGAAGAGCAGTGA